In one window of Bombus fervidus isolate BK054 chromosome 4, iyBomFerv1, whole genome shotgun sequence DNA:
- the Vir gene encoding VIR_N domain-containing protein: protein MDNTELLFFDTFSHDISEELNLDLVQFPKPVYISEVRIIPLGARVQADFPGGVRLGATNPSQFEIEFFVNDLSKPGASTFESLGELEYKQNIHIQLECERKQIPTDGLVLRGWYTTITLAVYGTLTKSLNNPQEVVSSAAGSAACVSGLEEVVENTTQISEQQSDWYYENQAQTNSNETCVAATPPPPIQPIQIVESSRNSTSDTGKTEMGHWEEDATNSTLKSTKRPSSPPSESLVSLSPESISAEEEEAEQDGGEQETGEPFEPILSDEDIMADDIPPTVEYECENIQLNNIYSITPPDLFELEESSNVVEECHINKEMLDKIHEIFQSISKSVLHFNNASGQEKEAFVHNCESLCAILSPFHLNNTDFNDLTNIVNAGLDMDLACAQPQPAYKVRHVKVGVRLAETLCKLPQGPDILLKVDAPYKLLALCMRENVALPVKLSALRTLDAALISPIIVREFLISKSNLYKNALMMLDTAKLARLKYALSSLLRKVHTYEFLDEMKEIDELAITELTNTYICSPTLMAQPKRQLPAGVQMEFEREHNRNPRCHLIAYFEYHKLLYHILFALTSPKSDLNLIKATRRFLLRISDTKEGLLYLLKEPEVTKLILKALKCDLPGAGLVLAWRLQVVQCLLHLKYQPSDWMTLKKLHSFLIFPEGLQAVITVLSKGEFIEILIPYLSDSHLCEFSAEIISATIRYSDRIEVFQNRAGIILEKSRTQAVLKDVTSYLTTAAQPSHWNYGDVSPLVACIRKNADKAASLPGQLITACRILYYLVFPSNNDVDPMEPYIELKYRNALTQLFAADGLTALIAVMANISEFYEQPFLHRAALTGRRGLALVALLLPCVRLTRALLERLVKCMATDFKDLTAVIPLLGVYSLVEAIPPIRIVQTLSEEIVGTLLVFTQAVDSDGSGNVAKSLWTQMLGEVLKMVSLSPCNFIPGLKLLTRLLPPVLTSKQTMLTEDATRVLGLRKLWSAHLQAQANNLTETLRLLCASWNKDLLILLSKVCKQLSDLAAPTALLVGRCLLDGVIAATPLESNVLILALLSELARHAPMKATLLTLTSPASRAQVKSDQKYPPVIEMMCTALKNTNDIRMQYEILDIFETLCDCTLSLMQEDVNEPFEKRLTHSVPSKEPLLSILAVLIDILATSTKFEPDILQSTLRILLSLISHNYGLYHVKSCLENNPDALRSLLDHILVFEDPEAQPVIDLTIMFLENLIASESQGRSLYLRIQQLAALILWDKNDHPLEKIKRAQELVEILKSAEDKEEKEPIPEMLEPLLPTPEALLNQFSQRCLGTPDFASKRPKKFTFMCPSQASNENTVDLLALAAELLPTDFNLLTEAQNLCSKTPPDDATQPLQSKAQTDDQETRDVQKQTTSPVSKVKQPFVTPMRGRTQFTNSLRGGPVVGSVGRGADPFRSRPPNTSRPPSLHVDDFVALETCGAQPTGPTGYNKLSIRGTCPSRAINTGTRSRPWTQETRPSYLR, encoded by the exons atGGACAATAcagaattattattctttGATACCTTTTCACATGATATTTCTGAA gaGCTTAATCTAGATTTAGTACAATTTCCAAAACCTGTTTATATAAGTGAAGTTAGAATTATTCCATTAGGTGCTAGAGTACAAGCTGATTTTCCTGGAGGTGTTCGTTTAGG GGCTACAAATCCATCTCagtttgaaattgaattttttgtaaatgatTTAAGTAAACCTGGTGCTTCTACATTTGAATCACTTGGGGAGTTGGAATATAagcaaaatattcatattcaaTTAGAATgtgaaagaaaacaaatacCAACAGATGGATTGGTATTAAGAGGCTGGTATACTACCATTACTTTAGCAGTATATGGAACATTAACAAAATCTTTAAATAATCCACAAGAAGTTGTTAGTTCGGCTGCTGGTTCTGCAGCTTGTGTCAGTGGGTTGGAAGAAGTTGTAGAAAATACTACTCAAATTTCAGAGCAACAATCTGATTGGTACTATGAAAATCAAGCACAAACAAACTCAAAT GAAACATGTGTAGCGGCAACGCCCCCTCCTCCTATACAACCAATTCAAATAGTAGAATCATCTAGAAATTCAACATCAGATACTGGAAAGACAGAAATGGGACATTGGGAAGAAGATGCTACAAACAGCACTTTAAAATCTACGAAACGTCCTTCTTCACCACCTTCTGAATCTTTAGTTTCATTAAGTCCTGAAAGTATATCGgctgaagaagaagaagcagaacAGGATGGTGGTGAACAAGAAACTGGAGAACCTTTTGAGCCTATATTATCTGATGAAGATATAATGGCAGATGATATACCACCTACTGTAGAATATGAATGTGAAAATATTCagctaaataatatttattccatAACACCACCTGATCTGTTTGAATTAGAAGAATCATCGAATGTTGTTGAAGAATGCCACATTAACAAAGAAATGCTGGATAAGattcatgaaatatttcaatctatATCAAAGTcagttttacattttaataatgcTTCAGGTCAAGAAAAAGAGGCATTTGTTCATAATTGCGAATCTTTATGCGCAATACTTAGTCCTTTTCATTTGAATAATACGGATTTTAATGATTTGACTAATATCGTAAATGCTGGTTTAGATATGGATCTTGCATGTGCTCAACCTCAACCAGCTTACAAAGTTCGCCATGTTAAAGTTGGTGTACGATTAGCAGAAACTTTATGTAAACTTCCACAAGGTCCAGATATTCTATTAAAAGTAGATGCACCTTATAAATTATTAGCGTTATGTATGCGTGAAAATGTAGCACTTCCTGTGAAACTTTCCGCTCTTCGTACATTGGATGCTGCATTAATAAGTCCAATAATTGTTCGAGAATTTCTTATAtcaaaaagtaatttatataaaaacgcTTTAATGATGTTAGATACAGCAAAGTTAGCAAGATTAAAATATGCTTTAAGTTCCTTATTAAGGAAAGTTCACACATATGAATTTCTTgatgaaatgaaagaaattgatGAGTTGGCTATTACTGAAttaacaaatacatatatatgttcaCCTACATTAATGGCTCAACCAAAACGGCAACTTCCAGCTGGAGTACAAATGGAATTTGAACGGGAGCATAATCGAAATCCCCGGTGTCATCTGATAGCATATTTTGAATATCATAAACTTTTATATCATATTCTATTTGCTCTTACTTCTCCAAAAtcagatttaaatttaattaaagctaCTCGACGTTTCCTCTTACGTATTTCTGATACAAAAGAAggcttattatatttattaaaagaaccAGAAGTTaccaaattaattttaaaagctTTGAAATGTGATTTACCTGGTGCAGGATTGGTCTTAGCTTGGCGTCTTCAAGTTGTACAATGTTTATTACATTTGAAATATCAACCTTCGGACTGGATGACTTTAAAAAAACTTCATTCTTTCTTAATATTTCCTGAAGGTTTACAAGCTGTAATAACAGTACTTTCTAAAGgagaatttattgaaattttaatcccTTATCTTTCTGACTCACATTTGTGTGAATTCTCTGCAGAAATTATATCAGCAACAATTCGCTATTCTGACCGAATAGAGGTATTTCAAAATCGCGctggaattattttagaaaaatcacGAACGCAAGCTGTATTGAAAGATGTTACATCATATCTGACAACAGCAGCGCAGCCATCTCATTGGAATTATGGGGATGTCTCACCACTTGTTGCATGCATTAGAAAAAATGCAGATAAAGCAGCCTCTCTTCCAGGACAATTAATTACAGcatgtagaattttatattatcttgtCTTTCCTTCAAATAATGATGTGGATCCAATGGAACCttatattgaattaaaatacAGGAATGCACTAACTCAATTGTTTGCTGCTGATGGTTTGACAGCTCTTATTGCAGTTATGGCAAATATTTCAGAATTCTATGAACAACCATTTTTACATCGTGCAGCTCTTACAGGCAGAAGAGGCTTAGCATTGGTTGCATTACTTCTTCCATGTGTGAGATTAACAAGAGCATTATTGGAACGTCTTGTGAAGTGTATGGCTACAGATTTCAAAGATCTAACAGCTGTAATACCATTACTTGGTGTTTATTCATTAGTAGAAGCTATTCCTCCTATTCGAATTGTTCAAACTTTGTCTGAGGAAATAGTAGGGACACTCTTAGTATTCACACAGGCTGTGGATTCAGATGGATCTGGAAATGTAGCAAAATCATTATGGACTCAAATGTTAGGCGAAGTTCTCAAGATGGTTTCTCTAAGCCCATGTAATTTTATACCAGGCTTGAAACTTTTAACACGTTTATTACCACCTGTTTTAACTTCAAAACAAACAATGCTGACTGAAGATGCTACCCGAGTTTTAGGTCTTAGAAAACTATGGTCTGCACATTTGCAGGCACAAGCTAATAATTTAACTGAAACATTACGATTGCTTTGTGCCAGTTGgaataaagatttattaattcttctcTCAAAAGTATGCAAGCAATTAAGTGATTTAGCAGCACCTACAGCACTACTCGTAGGTAGATGTTTATTAGATGGTGTAATAGCTGCTACACCACTAGAAAGTAATGTTTTAATTCTTGCTTTACTTAGTGAACTTGCAAGACATGCACCTATGAAGGCTACTTTGTTAACTTTAACTAGTCCTGCATCTAGAGCACAAGTTAAATCTGACCAAAAATATCCACCTGTTATTGAAATGATGTGCACTGCACTTAAAAATACAAACGATATTAGGAtgcaatatgaaattttagatATCTTTGAAACATTGTGTGATTGTACACTAAGTCTTATGCAAGAAGATGTCAATGAACCATTTGAAAAAAGACTCACTCATTCAGTACCAAGTAAAGAACCACTTTTATCTATTTTAGCTgtattaattgatatattaGCAACTAGCACAAAATTCGAACCCGATATATTACAAAGTACACTTCGTATACTTTTGTCTCTTATTAGTCATAATTATGGTTTATATCATGTAAAAAGTTGTTTAGAAAACAATCCTGATGCATTACGGTCATTATTAGACCACATTTTGGTATTTGAAGATCCAGAAGCTCAACCTGTTATAGATTTAACTATAatgtttttagaaaatttaattgcatCTGAATCACAAGGAAGATCTTTGTATTTACGTATACAACAATTAGCAGCTTTAATATTATGGGATAAGAATGATCATCCTTTGGAAAAGATAAAACGTGCACAAGAATTAGTTGAAATCTTAAAATCTGCagaagataaagaagaaaaagaaccaATTCCAGAAATGTTAGAGCCATTATTGCCAACTCCTGAAGCTCTATTGAATCAATTTTCTCAACGATGTTTGGGTACTCCAGATTTTGCTTCTAAACGGCCaaagaaatttacatttatgtgTCCAAGTCAAGCATCAAATGAAAATACAGTAGATTTATTGGCGCTAGCAGCTGAACTGCTTCCTACCGACTTTAATTTACTAACAGAAGCACAAAATTTATGTTCTAAAACCCCACCTGATGATGCTACACAACCATTACAATCAAAAGCTCAAACTGATGATCAAGAAACTAGAGATGTACAAAAACAAACAACATCTCCTGTTTCTAAAGTAAAACAACCATTCG TTACACCTATGCGAGGTCGAACACAATTCACTAATTCTTTAAGAGGAGGACCAGTAGTGGGAAGTGTAGGCAGAGGAGCAGATCCATTTAGATCAAGACCACCAAATACTTCACGACCACCTTCCCTTCATGTAGATGATTTTGTAGCATTAGAAACATGTGGAGCACAACCAACTGGACCTACAGGATATAATAAACTTAGCATTCGTGGCACA